The sequence below is a genomic window from Rhodococcus sp. 4CII.
CCACGGATCCGGCGAGAACCGCGGTGCCGCCGAGCACGACCCCGCCGACGACGTCCGTGAGCCAGTGCTCGCCGAGATAGAGGCGCGTTGCGGCCACCAGCACGGTCAGACCACCGGCGAGGAGGAACAACGCCCACCGCCGCGGCGCCGGCAGGCCGAATCCGAGCATGACCGCGGTCATGCCGAAGAGCGCCATCGCACCCGTGACGTGCCCGGACGGAAAGGAGTGATCAGTCTCGAGCAGAACCTGCGTCGCCACGGGCGGACGCTGCCGCCCGACCAGCGACTTGGTGACGGTGGACGCCGCGGCCGCCGCACCGACTGTCCCGATCAGGATGATCGCGGGCATCAGCGAGTGCGCGCGCCGGGACAGGACCGCGCCGGCGACAACCGCGAGGACGAGGGTGCCGACCGGGCCGCCGGCGTCGGTGACCGCGATCGCCGGTCCGGTCAGCCACGCCGAACGGTGGTCGGCCAGCCAGCTCAGCACCGGGTCGTCGGCTGCGGTGACCCGGCCCGAAATCCTCACCTGGTAGGCGAGCGCGCCGAAGGCGCCTGCCGACGCCGCGACGCGCAGTCCCCGCAGCACCCCCGCCGATCGGCCGTCCCGAGCGGCTCCGAGCCACAGTGACGCGACGAAGAACAGCGCGACGCACGAGACGAGAAGAATCAGCGCGACGGTGGCGCCGTCTCCCTCCCGCACCTCCGCCACGGCATCGCGGCCGACGGCGATCAACCGGGCATGCACGGACGTGGCCGCCCCGCCGGCCTGGACTAGCTGTGTTGCTACTTCTCTCACACCTGGCAGTGTCGGCGCCCGTCGCTGTGGCGACGCTGAGAAGACCGTCGGCCTTGCGCGGCAGCGTGTGCGGACCGCCGAATCCCCGACTGTGGCGACAACCGGGACGAACGGTCGGAATCGGTGAGAGGATAGGACCGTGAGCGCACAGGCAGAGTACGAGGAGAGACGCCGCCCCACCCCGGGGACCCCGTTGGGCTACCTCGAGCAGCTACCTGCCCTCGTCCTGCTCGAACGCCTGCCGGTTCCCGTTCTGGCGGTGGAGGACGACGGCACCGTCGTCCACGCGAACGGCGCGTTCGAGGAGATGCTGGGCCATCCGCTGGCGTCCCTGCGCGGACGCCCGGTGTCGGAGCTGCTGGATCTGGACGAGACGACGACGGGTGCCGACGCCGTGGAACACCTCCGCGAGAGCGCGACCACACCCGTGGACCTCGCCCACCAGGACGGATCCCGGGTGCGCGCCCTCATCAGCCGCCCGATCCTGCGCCGGCAGGACGATCCGGTGACCCTCGTCTGCTTCCACGACGTCACCGAACAGTTGTGGAACGGTGGCCGCGCGCCGGGCTTCTGACCGGCCGCCGCAGACGCACGGACAGTGGCGAGATTTCCGGCGCGATTGCGCGGGAATCGGGCGAAACCGCGGGCAAACAGCGCGGCCCGGATCGACGGCGGGTTAGGTTGGCTGCATGGCGACCGGCAAGAGCAAGGCTCCCGCTGTCGAACTGGAGGTCGGCGACCGGACCGTGCGGATCTCGCACCCGGAACGCGTGTACTTCCCGGCCACCGGCGCCACGAAACTCGACCTCGCGAACTATTACCTGAGCGTCGGGGACGGGATCGTCCGCGCGTTGCGCGAGCGCCCCTGCATGATGCACCGGTTCCCGGACGGGTTGAGCGGCGAGAAGGTCCATCAGAAGCGGCTGCCGCACGGCGCCCCCGACTGGGTGCAGACGGTGCGGGTGACGTTCCCCCGATACAACCGCCACGCCGACGAATTGTGCGTGACGCACCCGGCGGACGTGATCTGGGCGGTGCAGATGTCCACGGTCGAGTTCCACCCGTGGAACTCGCGCCGCGCCGACGTCGAGCGCCCCGACGAGTGGCGGATCGATCTCGACCCGATGCCCGACTGCGGATTCGACACGGTGCGGCGCGTCGCCGGGGTGGTGCACGAGGTGCTCGACGAACTGGGTGCCACGGGGTGGCCGAAGACCTCGGGCGGAAGCGGCCTGCACGTGTACGTCCGGATCCGGCCGGACTGGGGATTCGGCGACGTCCGGCGGGCCGCGCTGGCCTTCGCCCGCGAGGTCGAGCGCAGGTCGCCGCAAGACGTGACCACCACGTGGTGGCGCAAGGACCGGGATCCGCGCAAACTGTTCGTCGACTACAACCAGAACGCCCGCGACCACACCATCGCCAGCGCGTACTCGGTGCGGGGCGTGCCCGACGCCACGGTGTCGACACCGGTGACCTGGGACGAGATCGACGACGTCGATCCGCGCGAGTTCACCATCGCCACCGTCCCGGCTCGGTTCGCGGCGCTCGGCGACCTGCACGCCGGAATCGACGACGCCGTCTTCTCGCTCGAGCCGCTGCTGGAATGGGCCGACCGCGACGAGGCGGCCGGCACGTCGGATCCCGGTGGCGCGGACGAGTAGGCGACTCGCTACAGGTCCAGGACGACGGCGTCCGCCGGGCGCGAGCAGCAGAGGAGGGTGTTTCCTTCCGCGGGTCGTTCGACGGGTTCCGGGTCGTAGTCGACGGATCCGGACAGCAGGACCGTTTCGCAGCTGTGGCAGACGCCGGTGCGGCACGACCAGCGCGTCGGAACGTCGCAGGCCTCGGCGAATTCGAGCAGCGTCCCGCGCCCCGGATCCCACGGCACGGTGAGCCCGCTGCGCGCGAACGAGACCACCGGTCCGCTTCCCGGACGTCCGGGCGGCGGGTGCGGCACCGGCGCAGCGGAATCGGACGGAACCACACCGGGATTCAGAGAACCCTCCGCACCGAACGTTTCGACGTGGATCCGCGCCGGGTCGAGTCCGTGCTCGGCCAGCGCGGAGCCGAGGTCGGCCATGAACGATGCGGGCCCGCAGAGATACGCCTCCGCGTCGTGAGGCAGACCGAGGCCGCCGATCAGTTCCGCGGACAGCCGCCCGGCGGTGGCGTAGTCGACGCCCCGCCGGTCGGTGTCGTCGGGTCGGCTGTACGCGATGTGCGCGCCGCTGCCCGGCAGCCGACCCAGAAGGTCCCTGGTCTCGTCGGCGAAGGCGTGCTCGGATCCGTTGCGGGCACCGTGGACCCACCACACGGGCCGGGCCGAATCCTGTTCTGCCAGTGCGTACAACATGGAGAGGACGGGTGTGACGCCGACGCCCGCGGAGACGAGCACCACCGGACTCGTACCGCCGTCGAGGAAGAACGTTCCGCGGGGTGCTGATACCTCGAGGGTGTCGCCCTCGTGGACGCGGGAATGGAGGAATCGGCCTGCCGCGCCGTGTGGTTCCCGTTTCACACTGATCCGGTATTCGGCGGCGCCGGGACGATTGGACAGCGAGTAGCTCCGGACCAGCGCGGTGCCGTCCGCGGGGTGCACGCGGAGCGTCACCGACTGACCCGCGCACCAGGACGGCAGGTCCGTCCCGTCCGTGGCCGCCAGGGTGAACGAGAGCACGTCGCGGCTCTCCGGGTGCCTCCCGGTGACGGTCAGCGGCCGGAATCCGGGCCATGCCGGTGGCGGGCTGCCTGCCGTTCTCGACAGTCCGGTGTTTCCGCCTGTGCCCGTGTCGGCCTGGTCCAGCAAGCTCTGCAACGACCCCCGCCACCCGGGGCTCAGCGCCGGGATGCGCAGGGCACGTTCGAGCGCGTCGCGGGGATGGCCGGGCAGATACAGCAGCGCATCGATGTCGGCGACGGTCACCGCTTCCGGACCGGACGCGATCTTGACGACGTCCTGCCCGGCCTCGACCTGTCCCTCCTCGATCACCCGGAGGTAGAAGCCGGGCCGCCGGTGGGACACGAGCAGCGCCGCCATCTGCGGTTCGTTCATCCGCATACCCACCCGGTAGCACGTCACCCGCGGCTGGGTGACCTCGAAGACCGCGGTTCCGATGCGGTAGCGATCGCCGATGCAGACCTCGTCGTCGGGCAGGCCGTCGACGGTGAAGTTCTCGCCGAAGTGTCCGGGGGCGAGATCGCTGCGGCGCAGGTGCTCACTCCAGTGGCGGTAGGACTCGGTCTGGTAAACCAGCACGGCA
It includes:
- a CDS encoding phosphatase PAP2 family protein; this encodes MREVATQLVQAGGAATSVHARLIAVGRDAVAEVREGDGATVALILLVSCVALFFVASLWLGAARDGRSAGVLRGLRVAASAGAFGALAYQVRISGRVTAADDPVLSWLADHRSAWLTGPAIAVTDAGGPVGTLVLAVVAGAVLSRRAHSLMPAIILIGTVGAAAAASTVTKSLVGRQRPPVATQVLLETDHSFPSGHVTGAMALFGMTAVMLGFGLPAPRRWALFLLAGGLTVLVAATRLYLGEHWLTDVVGGVVLGGTAVLAGSVVYASWAAGLGWGQRDRGEWDEPGSAVSPDRTVGVS
- a CDS encoding PAS domain-containing protein, translating into MSAQAEYEERRRPTPGTPLGYLEQLPALVLLERLPVPVLAVEDDGTVVHANGAFEEMLGHPLASLRGRPVSELLDLDETTTGADAVEHLRESATTPVDLAHQDGSRVRALISRPILRRQDDPVTLVCFHDVTEQLWNGGRAPGF
- the ligD gene encoding non-homologous end-joining DNA ligase, whose amino-acid sequence is MATGKSKAPAVELEVGDRTVRISHPERVYFPATGATKLDLANYYLSVGDGIVRALRERPCMMHRFPDGLSGEKVHQKRLPHGAPDWVQTVRVTFPRYNRHADELCVTHPADVIWAVQMSTVEFHPWNSRRADVERPDEWRIDLDPMPDCGFDTVRRVAGVVHEVLDELGATGWPKTSGGSGLHVYVRIRPDWGFGDVRRAALAFAREVERRSPQDVTTTWWRKDRDPRKLFVDYNQNARDHTIASAYSVRGVPDATVSTPVTWDEIDDVDPREFTIATVPARFAALGDLHAGIDDAVFSLEPLLEWADRDEAAGTSDPGGADE
- a CDS encoding MOSC domain-containing protein, which codes for MATLSSLNVGMPRDVSWRGRTVHTGVWKWPVDGPRTVRRLNIDGDGQGDLGGHGGENRAVLVYQTESYRHWSEHLRRSDLAPGHFGENFTVDGLPDDEVCIGDRYRIGTAVFEVTQPRVTCYRVGMRMNEPQMAALLVSHRRPGFYLRVIEEGQVEAGQDVVKIASGPEAVTVADIDALLYLPGHPRDALERALRIPALSPGWRGSLQSLLDQADTGTGGNTGLSRTAGSPPPAWPGFRPLTVTGRHPESRDVLSFTLAATDGTDLPSWCAGQSVTLRVHPADGTALVRSYSLSNRPGAAEYRISVKREPHGAAGRFLHSRVHEGDTLEVSAPRGTFFLDGGTSPVVLVSAGVGVTPVLSMLYALAEQDSARPVWWVHGARNGSEHAFADETRDLLGRLPGSGAHIAYSRPDDTDRRGVDYATAGRLSAELIGGLGLPHDAEAYLCGPASFMADLGSALAEHGLDPARIHVETFGAEGSLNPGVVPSDSAAPVPHPPPGRPGSGPVVSFARSGLTVPWDPGRGTLLEFAEACDVPTRWSCRTGVCHSCETVLLSGSVDYDPEPVERPAEGNTLLCCSRPADAVVLDL